Proteins from one Hemicordylus capensis ecotype Gifberg chromosome 7, rHemCap1.1.pri, whole genome shotgun sequence genomic window:
- the PAF1 gene encoding RNA polymerase II-associated factor 1 homolog yields the protein MAPTIQTQAQREEAGHRPNSHRTLPERSGVVCRVKYCNSLPDIPFDPKFITYPFDQNRFVQYKATSLEKQHKHDLLTEPDLGVTIDLINPDTYRIDPNVLLDPADEKLLEEEIQAPTSSKRSQQHAKVVPWMRKTEYISTEFNRYGVSNEKPEVKIGVSVKQQFTEEEIYKDRDSQIAAIEKTFEDAQKSISQHYSKPRVTPVEVMPVFPDFKMWINPCAQVIFDSDPAPKDTSGSAALEMMSQAMIRGMMDEEGNQFVAYFLPVDDTMRKRKRDQEEEMDYAPEDVYEYKIAREYNWNVKNKASKGYEENYFFIFREGDGVYYNELETRVRLSKRRAKAGVQSGTNAVLVVKHRDMNEKELEAQEARKAQLENHEPEEEEEEEMDLGKEAQGSDEEQEKGSESEKEPSEAEEEEEEEEEEEEGRSASESEREASEGEVAGGEESEEDERAARDKEEIFGSDDDEEEDSELEGGQPEGEEESGSEEEEEEEDNAGRGSRRQQRRGSRSPLLSGSDRSNHEDEDEEEGEVSASEAASESSEEGSDSD from the exons ATGGCGCCCACCATCCAGACTCAGGCGCAGCGGGAGGAGGCGGGCCACAG GCCCAATTCTCACCGGACGCTTCCGGAGAG ATCAGGGGTGGTGTGCCGTGTCAAGTATTGTAATAGTCTTCCTGATATCCCTTTTGACCCCAAATTCATCACATACCCGTTTGACCAGAACAG GTTTGTCCAGTACAAAGCCACCTCTCTGGAGAAGCAACACAAGCACGACCTGCTGACTGAGCCCGACCTGGGGGTCACCATAGATCTGATCAACCCCGATACGTACCGCATCGACCCCAATG TTCTCCTGGATCCAGCTGATGAGAAGTTACTGGAGGAGGAGATCCAAGCGCCAACCAGCTCCAAGAG ATCCCAGCAGCACGCCAAGGTGGTGCCATGGATGAGGAAGACTGAATACATCTCCACAGAGTTCAACCGCTACGGTGTCTCCAATGAGAAGCCAGAGGTTAA GATTGGTGTGTCTGTCAAGCAACAGTTCACAGAGGAGGAAATCTACAAAGACCGAGACAGCCAGATCGCAGCCATTGAAAAGACCTTTGAGGATGCCCAGAAATCG ATCTCTCAGCATTACAGCAAACCTCGGGTTACCCCAGTGGAAGTCATGCCTGTATTCCCTGACTTCAAG ATGTGGATCAACCCCTGTGCTCAGGTCATCTTTGACTCTGACCCAGCACCCAAGGACACCAGTGGTTCAGCCGCCCTCGAGATGATGTCTCAGGCTATGATCAG GGGCATGATGGACGAGGAAGGGAACCAGTTTGTGGCATATTTCCTTCCTGTGGATGACACGATGCGGAAACGGAAACGTGACCAAGAGGAGGAGATGGATTATGCCCCCGAGGATGT GTATGAATATAAGATTGCCCGCGAGTACAACTGGAACGTGAAGAACAAGGCCAGCAAAGGCTACGAGGAGAACTACTTCTTCATTTTCCGCGAGGGCGATGGCGTCTATTACAACGAGCTGGAGACCag GGTGCGTCTGAGCAAGCGGCGTGCCAAGGCTGGCGTGCAGTCGGGTACCAACGCTGTGCTGGTGGTGAAGCACAGAGACATGAATGAGAAGGAGCTGGAGGCGCAG GAAGCCCGGAAAGCTCAGCTGGAGAACCATGagccagaggaagaggaggaggaagagatggacttgggcaaagaggcacaagGATCAG ACGAAGAGCAGGAGAAAGGCAGCGAGAGTGAGAAGGAGCCCAGCGAagcggaggaagaggaggaggaggaggaagaggaggaggaaggccgcTCGGCCAGCGAGAGCGAGAGGGAGGCCAGCGAAGGGGAGGTCGCGGGCGGCGAGGAGAGCGAGGAGGATGAGCGGGCGGCCCGAGACAAGGAGGAGATCTTTGGCAGCGACGACGACGAGGAGGAGGACTCTGAGCTAGAGGGCGGCCAgccggagggagaagaggagagtggcagtgaggaagaggaggaggaggaggacaacgcGGGGAGAGGGAGCCGGCGCCAGCAGCGCCGTGGCAGCCGCAGCCCTCTCCTCAGCGGCAGCGACCGCTCTAACCACGAGGATGAAGACGAGGAAGAGGGGGAGGTCAGTGCGAGCGAGGCGGCTTCGGAGTCCAGCGAGGAGGGCAGCGACAGCGACTGA
- the LOC128332642 gene encoding suppressor of cytokine signaling 5-like — MAALLCTQTPLCGSSCDSTQRTMSQDGGARPKVKPDAGGGGGRHSGRWKARVERHSQPPSLEEPSGAGGSPAGAEPSKATGRSLRQKLQAAVGQCFPIKSVPRSPDLSSQRKIHLRELMLDTCPFPPGSDLARTWNLIKQHTAPVSEHEALAPPPPEDEDDRLRERRRISIEQGVEPPPDALIHTFEVTAQINPLYKLGPKLAHGMNELAGPGRALLATADEGEEDEEEDEDEEEASAVLPDIREGLRVHTQIDYIHCLVPDLLQLTQLPCYWGVMDRYEAEALLEGKPEGTFLLRDSAQEDYLFSVSFRRYGRSLHARIEQWNHNFSFDVHDPSVFHAPTVTGLLEHYKDPSVCMFFEPLLSIPVNRTFPFGLQHLCRAVVTCCTTYDGIGHLPIPSALKEYLKEYHYKQRVRVRHLDTWWS, encoded by the coding sequence ATGGCCGCCTTGCTCTGCACCCAGACGCCGCTCTGTGGCTCTAGCTGCGACTCCACCCAGAGGACGATGTCGCAGGACGGTGGAGCCCGCCCGAAAGTGAAGCCAGACGCTGGTGGGGGTGGCGGGCGGCACAGCGGTCGCTGGAAGGCTAGAGTGGAGAGGCACAGCCAGCCGCCGTCGCTGGAGGAGCCGAGCGGGGCAGGCGGGAGCCCAGCAGGTGCAGAGCCCAGCAAAGCGACGGGTCGTTCCTTACGGCAGAAGTTGCAGGCGGCTGTGGGCCAGTGCTTCCCCATCAAGAGCGTCCCGCGCTCGCCCGACCTCTCTTCCCAACGCAAGATCCACCTCCGGGAGCTGATGCTGGACACTTGCCCCTTCCCGCCAGGCTCGGATCTGGCCCGCACATGGAATCTCATCAAGCAGCACACGGCGCCTGTCTCGGAGCACGAGGCCTTGGCCCCGCCTCCCCCAGAAGACGAAGACGACCGCCTGCGGGAGCGCCGCCGGATCAGCATCGAGCAAGGGGTGGAGCCACCCCCAGATGCTTTAATCCACACTTTCGAGGTCACTGCTCAGATCAATCCCCTCTACAAGCTGGGGCCCAAGCTTGCGCATGGGATGAACGagctggccgggcccggccgggcCCTGTTGGCAACTGCGGATGAAGgtgaggaggacgaggaggaggacgaAGACGAAGAGGAGGCCTCCGCCGTGCTGCCGGACATCAGGGAGGGGTTACGGGTCCACACACAGATAGACTACATTCACTGCCTGGTGCCGGACCTCTTGCAGCTGACGCAGCTGCCCTGCTACTGGGGCGTGATGGACCGCTATGAGGCCGAGGCCTTGCTGGAGGGCAAGCCGGAAGGCACCTTCCTCCTGCGGGACTCTGCCCAGGAGGACTACCTCTTCTCCGTGAGCTTCCGGCGGTACGGACGCTCCCTCCACGCCCGCATCGAGCAGTGGAACCACAACTTCAGCTTCGACGTGCACGACCCAAGTGTCTTCCACGCGCCCACTGTGACGGGGCTGCTGGAGCACTACAAGGACCCCAGCGTCTGCATGTTCTTTGAGCCCCTGCTCTCCATCCCAGTCAACCGCACTTTCCCCTTTGGCCTGCAGCACCTCTGCCGGGCCGTGGTGACCTGCTGCACCACTTACGATGGCATTGGGCACCTGCCCATCCCCAGCGCCCTGAAGGAGTACCTCAAAGAGTACCACTATAAGCAAAGGGTGAGAGTCCGGCACCTGGACACCTGGTGGAGCTGA
- the SAMD4B gene encoding protein Smaug homolog 2: MMFRDQVGILAGWFKGWNECEQTVALLSLLKRISRTQARFLQLCLEHSLADCTEIHVLESEANSAAIISQWHQEPKDKVVSLLLSHLPLLQPGNADAKSEYMKLLQKVLAYSIESNLFIEESRQLLSYALIHPATTLDDRNSLALWLNHLEERLSSGYSGQGRGRSDTAYHSRQGSDEWQGPVDAGLGDLGHSWQEKPPRENGHMSFHSSGSVPSAINSIGSNANTALPCQIHPSPLKRSMSLIPTSQQVPSEWMSVDEMGARPAFIPSGEHAPLSPQSSVASSGSEQTEEQSGSRNTFQEDGSGMKDVPSWLKSLRLHKYAALFSQMTYEEMMTLTEQHLESQNVTKGARHKIALSIQKLRERQSVLKSLEKDVLEGGNLWNALQELQQIIITPIKAFHALQATVASKEGQQLGAEQRGAPKLGLDKTSNGAEDKAPTADTFPPPSGSPCDGESGAAPVAEGDIAGQFTRVMGKVCTQLLVSRPDEENITSYLQLIEKCLMHEAFTETQKKRLLSWKQQVLKLLRTFPRKAVLDIGYRPQKGWAFGSNSLPIAGSVGVGVARRGQRQFQMPPRAIPPSRMGILSPAGIGGVSPRHALASPNLGSQGRQNLWFANPGGSNSMPGQSRSSVQRTHSLPVHTSPQAILMFPQDCQLPGTDLEINPTLESLCLSMTEHALGDGTDKTSTI; encoded by the exons ATGATGTTCCGGGACCAGGTGGGCATCCTTGCTGGCTGGTTCAAAGGCTGGAATGAATGTGAGCAGACAGTAGCCCTGCTGTCCCTCCTCAAGCGCATCTCTCGCACCCAAGCTCGCTTTCTGCAGCTGTGCCTGGAGCACTCGCTGGCTGACTGCACCGAGATCCATGTCCTGGAGTCTGAGGCCAATAGTGCAG CCATCATCAGTCAGTGGCACCAAGAGCCAAAGGACAAAGTCGTCTCCCTGCTCCTCTCCCACCTGCCCCTTCTCCAGCCTGGCAATGCGGATGCCAAGTCAGAGTACATGAAGCTCTTGCAGAAGGTGCTGGCTTACTCCATCGAGAGCAACCTTTTCATTGAGGAGAGCAGGCAGCTTCTCTCCTACGCGCTCATCCATCCAGCCACCACACTGGACGACCGCAACTCCTTGGCCCTTTGGCTCAACCACCTCGAGGAACGCCTCTCCAGCGGCTACTCCGGCCAAGGCAGGGGCCGATCCGACACAGCCTACCACTCGCGACAAGGTTCGGATGAGTGGCAAGGTCCGGTGGATGCTGGCCTTGGGGACCTGGGACACAGCTGGCAGGAGAAGCCGCCTCGGGAAAATGGACACATGTCCTTCCACTCCTCTGGCTCGGTGCCATCGGCCATCAACAGTATTGGGAGCAACGCAAACACAG CTCTCCCCTGCCAAATCCACCCCAGCCCGCTGAAGCGCTCCATGTCCCTCATCCCCACCAGCCAGCAGGTCCCCAGTGAGTGGATGAGTGTGGATGAGATGGGTGCCCGGCCAGCCTTCATCCCCAGCGGAGAGCACGCACCCCTCTCGCCCCAGAGCAGCGTGGCCTCCTCAGGCAGCGAGCAGACGGAGGAGCAATCCGGCAGTCGCAACACCTTCCAGGAGGATGGCAGTGGCATGAAAG ATGTTCCCTCATGGCTGAAGAGCCTCCGCCTCCACAAATATGCAGCCCTCTTCTCCCAAATGACCTATGAAGAGATGATGACCCTCACAGAGCAGCACCTAGAATCGCAG AATGTGACCAAAGGAGCAAGGCACAAAATAGCCTTGAGTATCCAGAAGCTGCGGGAAAGACAGAGTGTCCTGAAGTCTCTGGAGAAG GATGTCCTAGAAGGCGGGAActtgtggaatgccctccaggAACTGCAGCAGATCATCATCACGCCCATCAAGGCCTTCCATGCCCTGCAGGCTACAGTCGCATCCAAGGAGGGCCAGCAGCTGGGGGCTGAGCAGCGCGGTGCTCCCAAGCTGGGCCTGGACAAGACCAGCAACGGTGCTGAGGACAAGGCACCAACGGCTGACACCTTCCCACCCCCATCAGGCTCACCGTGCGATGGGGAGTCAGGAGCAGCACCTGTCGCCGAAGGGGACATCGCAGGACAGTTCACCCGGGTGATGGGCAAAG tgtGTACGCAGTTGCTGGTGTCCCGGCCAGATGAGGAGAACATCACCAGTTACCTCCAGCTGATAGAGAAGTGCCTGATGCACGAG gccttcacaGAGACACAGAAAAAGAGGCTCTTGTCCTGGAAGCAGCAAGTGCTGAAGCTACTCCGGACATTTCCGAGGAAGGCCGTGCTGGATATTGGTTACCGCCCACAGAAGGG ATGGGCCTTTGGTTCCAACTCTCTCCCCATAGCTGgatctgtgggggtgggggtggcgcgCAGAGGACAGCGGCAGTTCCAGATGCCTCCTCGTGCCATTCCTCCAAGCCGCATGGGGATCCTGAGTCCTGCGGGGATCGGTGGCGTCTCCCCTCGGCATGCTCTGGCCAGTCCAAACCTGGGGAGCCAAGGACGGCAG aATCTGTGGTTTGCCAACCCTGGGGGCAGTAACAGCATGCCCGGTCAGAGCCGAAGTTCGGTCCAGCGAACCCATTCGCTCCCTGTCCACACATCCCCACAGGCCATCCTCATGTTCCCACAAG attGCCAGCTCCCTGGAACAGACCTGGAGATCAATCCCACGCTGGAGTCGCTGTGCCTCAGCATGACGGAGCACGCGCTGGGCG ATGGCACCGACAAAACTTCCACCATCTGA